In Pseudofrankia saprophytica, one genomic interval encodes:
- the nuoF gene encoding NADH-quinone oxidoreductase subunit NuoF, protein MPVTPVLTARWKVPGIWTLDTFERHGGYDSVRTAFGMGPDDIIKLVKDSGLRGRGGAGFPTGMKWSFIPQGDGKPHYLVINADEGEPGTCKDAPLMMTDPHSLIEGIIVASYAVRANRAFVYVRGELVHAARRLRNAVVEAYRAGYLGQDILGSGFDLDLVIHSGAGAYICGEETALLDSLEGRRGQPRLRPPFPATHGLYNSPTVVNNVETIASVPFIVNNGVDWFRSMGTEKSPGPKIYSLSGHVTRPGQYEAPMGTTLRELLEMAGGIRGGRALKAWTPGGSSTPMLTAEHLDVPLDFDGVQAAGSLLGTAALMIMDDTVDMLKVVRRLTQFYAHESCGKCTPCREGTTWMVQILSRMERGQGDPSDINTLTDACDNIFGRAFCALADGAVSPIVSGIKHFPEEFAAAAQPRPAAPAQDSAGGVVTGPAALAGAH, encoded by the coding sequence ATGCCCGTCACCCCGGTTCTCACCGCGCGCTGGAAGGTCCCCGGCATCTGGACGCTCGACACGTTCGAGCGCCACGGCGGTTACGACTCGGTGCGCACCGCGTTCGGCATGGGCCCGGACGACATCATCAAGCTGGTCAAGGACTCCGGCCTGCGCGGCCGCGGCGGCGCTGGCTTCCCGACCGGGATGAAGTGGAGCTTCATCCCGCAGGGCGACGGCAAGCCGCACTACCTGGTCATCAACGCCGACGAGGGCGAGCCGGGCACCTGCAAGGACGCCCCGCTGATGATGACCGATCCGCACTCGCTGATCGAGGGAATCATCGTCGCCTCGTACGCGGTGCGGGCGAACCGGGCGTTCGTCTACGTCCGCGGCGAGCTGGTGCACGCCGCCCGGCGGCTGCGCAACGCCGTCGTGGAGGCGTACCGGGCCGGCTACCTCGGCCAGGACATCCTGGGTAGCGGCTTCGACCTCGACCTGGTGATCCACTCCGGTGCCGGTGCGTACATCTGCGGCGAGGAGACGGCCCTGCTCGACTCGCTCGAGGGCCGCCGCGGCCAGCCTCGGCTGCGCCCGCCGTTCCCGGCGACGCACGGGCTCTACAACTCGCCGACGGTCGTCAACAACGTCGAGACGATCGCGTCGGTGCCCTTCATCGTCAACAACGGCGTCGACTGGTTCCGCTCGATGGGCACCGAGAAGTCGCCCGGGCCGAAGATCTACAGCCTGTCCGGCCACGTCACCCGGCCCGGGCAGTACGAGGCCCCGATGGGCACGACGCTGCGCGAGCTGCTGGAGATGGCCGGCGGCATCCGCGGCGGCCGCGCGCTCAAGGCCTGGACGCCCGGAGGCTCGTCGACGCCGATGCTGACCGCCGAGCACCTCGACGTCCCGCTGGACTTCGACGGCGTGCAGGCCGCCGGCTCGCTGCTCGGCACCGCCGCGCTCATGATCATGGATGACACGGTGGACATGCTCAAGGTCGTCCGCCGGCTCACCCAGTTCTACGCGCACGAGTCCTGCGGCAAGTGCACGCCGTGTCGTGAGGGCACCACCTGGATGGTGCAGATCCTGTCCCGGATGGAACGCGGGCAGGGCGACCCGAGCGACATCAACACGCTGACCGACGCCTGCGACAACATCTTCGGCCGGGCGTTCTGCGCGCTCGCCGACGGTGCGGTCTCGCCGATCGTCTCCGGCATCAAGCACTTCCCGGAGGAGTTCGCCGCGGCGGCCCAGCCGCGGCCCGCGGCCCCGGCGCAGGACTCCGCGGGCGGCGTCGTCACCGGGCCTGCCGC
- the nuoE gene encoding NADH-quinone oxidoreductase subunit NuoE, producing MPLTDETRAAAREIVARYPVGRQRSALLPMLHLVQADEGYVTAEGVELCASELGLTAAEVSAVATFYTMYKRRPVGDWLVSVCTNLSCALMGGQEVYDRLSEKLGVGHDQTTADGRVTLEHAECLAACDYAPVMTVNYEFYDGVDEEAAEGIVEALARGERPVPTRGGPLCTFAEVSRQLAGFEDPRPEGVAGTGFLEPSVVGLTVAEQAGWRGEVAHTERADGPTGPAGPAPVGDVLPGKAPADGARSGVSPAAGAPTTTSAAPAATKSKGA from the coding sequence ATGCCACTGACGGACGAGACCCGGGCCGCCGCCCGGGAGATTGTCGCCCGCTACCCCGTCGGCCGGCAGCGTTCGGCGCTGCTGCCGATGCTGCACCTGGTCCAGGCGGACGAGGGCTACGTGACCGCCGAGGGGGTCGAGCTCTGCGCGAGCGAGCTCGGGCTCACGGCGGCCGAGGTCAGCGCGGTCGCGACGTTCTACACGATGTACAAGCGCCGCCCGGTCGGCGACTGGCTGGTCTCGGTCTGCACGAACCTGTCCTGCGCGCTGATGGGCGGCCAGGAGGTCTACGACCGGCTCTCGGAGAAGCTCGGCGTCGGCCATGACCAGACGACCGCCGACGGCCGGGTCACCCTCGAGCACGCCGAATGCCTCGCGGCCTGCGACTACGCCCCCGTGATGACCGTCAACTACGAGTTCTACGACGGCGTCGACGAGGAGGCGGCCGAGGGCATCGTCGAGGCCCTGGCGCGCGGCGAGCGGCCCGTGCCCACGCGCGGTGGCCCGCTGTGCACGTTCGCCGAGGTCTCCCGCCAGCTCGCCGGCTTCGAGGACCCACGACCAGAGGGCGTCGCGGGCACAGGCTTCCTCGAGCCGTCGGTGGTGGGCCTCACGGTCGCCGAGCAGGCCGGCTGGCGCGGCGAGGTCGCGCACACGGAGCGGGCCGACGGCCCGACCGGCCCGGCCGGCCCTGCGCCCGTCGGCGACGTGCTGCCGGGCAAGGCGCCCGCGGACGGCGCCCGGTCCGGTGTCAGCCCGGCCGCGGGCGCCCCGACCACGACATCGGCCGCTCCTGCCGCTACGAAGTCAAAGGGGGCGTGA
- a CDS encoding NADH-quinone oxidoreductase subunit D, which produces MTADTHTTPGANPYEAGFTEDGANRVYTVTGGDWEQVLGAGEEGAERIVINMGPQHPSTHGVLRLVLDIEGETVRQTRLVIGYLHTGIEKSSEYRTWTQAVTFLTRADYLSPLFTETAYCLSVERLLGITDQVPERATVIRVLVMELQRISSHLVGLATSGMELGATTAMIVGFREREKILDLLEMITGLRMNHAYIRPGGLAQDLPDGAERGIREFLVDMPKRIKEYHRLLTGQPIWKNRLIDVNYLDASSCLALGITGPILRSAGLPWDLRKTMPYCGYETYEFDVPTATEADSFARYLVRLEEMGESLKIIEQCLDRLGRLGPGPVMVADKKIAWPAQLSIGSDGMGNSLDHIRKIMGTSMEALIHHFKLVTEGFRVPPGQVYTAIEGPRGELGVHVVSDGGTKPFRVHVRDPSFVNLQAVPAMTEGGQVGDVIVAVASVDPVLGGVDR; this is translated from the coding sequence ATGACCGCCGACACGCACACCACGCCCGGGGCGAACCCCTACGAGGCTGGCTTCACCGAGGACGGCGCCAACCGGGTCTACACCGTCACCGGCGGGGACTGGGAGCAGGTGCTCGGCGCCGGCGAGGAGGGCGCCGAGCGGATCGTCATCAACATGGGCCCGCAGCACCCGTCGACGCACGGCGTCCTGCGGCTGGTCCTCGACATCGAGGGCGAGACGGTCCGCCAGACCAGGCTGGTCATCGGCTACCTGCACACCGGCATCGAGAAGAGCAGCGAGTACCGCACCTGGACGCAGGCGGTCACCTTCCTGACCAGGGCGGACTACCTCTCCCCGTTGTTCACCGAGACGGCCTACTGCCTGTCCGTGGAGCGGCTGCTCGGCATCACCGACCAGGTGCCGGAGCGCGCGACCGTCATCCGCGTCCTGGTGATGGAGCTGCAGCGCATCTCCTCGCACCTGGTCGGCCTGGCCACCTCCGGCATGGAGCTCGGCGCCACCACCGCGATGATCGTCGGTTTCCGTGAGCGCGAGAAGATCCTCGACCTGCTCGAGATGATCACCGGCCTGCGGATGAACCACGCCTACATCCGGCCCGGCGGCCTCGCCCAGGACCTCCCGGACGGCGCCGAGCGCGGGATCCGCGAGTTCCTCGTCGACATGCCGAAGCGGATCAAGGAGTACCACCGGCTGCTGACCGGCCAGCCGATCTGGAAGAACCGGCTGATCGACGTCAACTACCTGGACGCGTCGTCCTGCCTCGCCCTCGGCATCACCGGCCCGATCCTGCGGTCCGCCGGCCTGCCCTGGGACCTGCGCAAGACCATGCCGTACTGCGGCTACGAGACGTACGAGTTCGACGTCCCGACGGCCACCGAGGCCGACTCCTTCGCGCGCTACCTGGTGCGGCTGGAGGAGATGGGCGAGTCCCTGAAGATCATCGAGCAGTGCCTGGACCGGCTCGGCCGGCTTGGCCCCGGCCCGGTGATGGTCGCGGACAAGAAGATCGCCTGGCCGGCGCAGCTGTCGATCGGAAGCGACGGCATGGGCAACTCGCTCGACCACATCCGCAAGATCATGGGCACCTCGATGGAGGCCCTGATCCACCACTTCAAGCTGGTCACCGAGGGCTTCCGGGTGCCGCCAGGCCAGGTCTACACGGCCATCGAGGGCCCGCGCGGCGAGCTCGGCGTGCATGTGGTCAGCGACGGTGGGACCAAGCCGTTCCGCGTGCACGTGCGCGACCCAAGCTTCGTCAACCTGCAGGCTGTGCCCGCGATGACCGAGGGCGGACAGGTCGGCGACGTGATCGTCGCGGTCGCCTCGGTCGACCCGGTGCTCGGGGGAGTTGATCGCTGA
- a CDS encoding NADH-quinone oxidoreductase subunit C, translating into MSELVPNGSAAAGGRRHDAFGAKGTGDTSGFGGLVAPAPVLGSSERPFGDDEADTVYDALERAFPGLDEAIERVVFDRGELTLYVRREHLLAVGRTLRDDPALRFELLSSLSGADYLDDPTGRRLHSVVHLASLTYRRRIRVEVSVSVEDPVMPSLTSLWPTADWHERETYDFFGIIYEGHHALTRIMMPDDWVGHPQRKDYPLGGIPVDYKGAQVPPPEKRRSYS; encoded by the coding sequence ATGAGCGAACTGGTACCGAACGGATCGGCGGCCGCGGGCGGCCGCCGCCACGACGCGTTCGGCGCGAAGGGTACGGGCGACACCTCAGGCTTCGGTGGCCTCGTCGCCCCGGCGCCGGTGCTGGGGTCCAGCGAGCGGCCGTTCGGCGACGACGAGGCGGACACGGTCTACGACGCGCTGGAGCGGGCGTTCCCCGGCCTCGACGAGGCGATCGAGCGGGTCGTGTTCGACCGGGGCGAGCTGACGCTGTACGTGCGCCGCGAGCACCTGCTCGCCGTCGGGCGCACCCTGCGCGACGACCCGGCGCTGCGCTTCGAGCTGCTGTCCTCCCTGTCCGGCGCGGACTACCTGGACGACCCGACCGGGCGGCGGCTGCACTCCGTCGTCCACCTGGCGTCGCTGACCTACCGGCGCCGGATCCGGGTGGAGGTGTCCGTGTCCGTCGAGGACCCGGTGATGCCGAGCCTCACCTCGCTGTGGCCGACGGCGGACTGGCACGAGCGGGAGACCTACGACTTCTTCGGGATCATCTACGAGGGTCACCACGCGCTGACCCGGATCATGATGCCGGACGACTGGGTGGGCCACCCGCAGCGCAAGGACTACCCGCTCGGCGGCATCCCGGTGGACTACAAGGGCGCCCAGGTGCCCCCGCCCGAGAAGCGTCGGAGCTACTCGTGA
- a CDS encoding NuoB/complex I 20 kDa subunit family protein, translating into MGLEEKLPGGVLLASVEKLAGLGRKSSLWPVTFGLACCAIEMMGTGAARYDLARFGMEVFRASPRQADLMIVAGRVSQKMAPVLRQIYDQMAEPKWVLAMGVCASSGGMFNNYAIVQGVDHIVPVDMYLPGCPPRPEMLMDAIMKLHRKIQTGPVSGKLDRTEIGESPYPKPIEVATAQSALPAGSLDTRTLSVNDRKRFKMPADAPLPVGRGAVEPAALDARRPAAVAPPSVFGRRKQLPVVGQPATTGRLDELFDVEPTDDVHGRDGGPTTEDLG; encoded by the coding sequence ATGGGACTAGAGGAGAAGCTGCCCGGAGGCGTGCTTCTCGCCAGCGTCGAGAAGCTAGCGGGCCTGGGTCGCAAGTCGTCGCTGTGGCCGGTGACGTTCGGCCTCGCCTGTTGCGCCATCGAGATGATGGGGACCGGCGCGGCGCGGTATGACCTCGCCCGCTTCGGCATGGAGGTCTTCCGGGCCAGCCCCCGCCAGGCCGATCTGATGATCGTGGCCGGCCGGGTCAGCCAGAAGATGGCCCCGGTGCTGCGCCAGATCTACGACCAGATGGCCGAGCCCAAGTGGGTGCTCGCCATGGGCGTCTGCGCCTCCAGCGGCGGCATGTTCAACAACTACGCGATCGTGCAGGGCGTCGACCACATCGTCCCGGTCGACATGTACCTGCCCGGCTGCCCGCCGCGTCCCGAGATGCTGATGGACGCGATCATGAAGCTGCACCGGAAGATCCAGACCGGCCCGGTGTCCGGGAAGCTCGACCGCACCGAGATCGGCGAGTCGCCCTACCCGAAGCCGATCGAGGTCGCCACCGCCCAGTCGGCGCTGCCGGCGGGCAGCCTCGACACCCGGACGCTGTCGGTCAACGACCGCAAGCGCTTCAAGATGCCCGCCGACGCCCCGCTGCCGGTCGGCCGTGGCGCCGTCGAGCCCGCGGCCCTGGACGCGCGCCGCCCGGCCGCGGTCGCGCCGCCGTCGGTCTTCGGCCGGCGCAAGCAGCTCCCGGTCGTCGGGCAGCCGGCGACCACCGGCAGGCTCGACGAGCTGTTCGACGTCGAGCCGACCGACGACGTACACGGGCGGGACGGCGGACCGACCACCGAGGACCTGGGCTGA
- a CDS encoding NADH-quinone oxidoreductase subunit A — MLSNYVPILVLIAIATAFAAGSIVISMLVGPKRFNRAKLDAYECGIEPAPQEAGPRRFPVKFYLIAMLFIVFDIEIIFLYPWAVAFGGLGVFGLVEMVLFVATVFVAYAYVWRRGGLEWD; from the coding sequence ATGCTCTCCAACTACGTGCCGATCCTCGTCCTGATCGCGATCGCCACGGCGTTCGCGGCCGGGTCGATCGTGATCAGCATGTTGGTCGGGCCGAAGCGGTTCAACCGGGCCAAGCTCGACGCCTATGAGTGCGGCATCGAGCCGGCACCGCAGGAGGCCGGCCCGCGCCGTTTCCCGGTGAAGTTCTATCTCATCGCGATGCTCTTCATCGTGTTCGACATCGAGATCATCTTCTTGTACCCGTGGGCGGTCGCCTTCGGCGGGCTCGGCGTGTTCGGCCTGGTCGAGATGGTGCTGTTCGTGGCTACGGTGTTCGTCGCCTACGCGTACGTCTGGCGGCGGGGAGGCCTGGAATGGGACTAG
- a CDS encoding geranylgeranyl reductase family protein gives MTEITKRSDGVARAGADADVIVVGAGPAGSAAAYHLANTGLDVLLLEKASFPRDKVCGDGLTPRAVASLVRMGINAGTKGDAASADSGWARNKGLRIVGGGLRLELPWPELASFPDYGLVRPRSDFDELLARTAEKAGARLHEGTTVAGAVRDERTGRVVGVTARAGTDREPVTYRAPVVIAADGNSARLALSLDIRRRDDRPLGVAVRRYYRSPRTHDDYLESHLELWEGRPNASRLLPGYGWIFGMGDGTSNVGLGILNTTPAFGNTDYRDLLRRWLAALPPEWGYTEDNATGPVRGSALPMGFNRTPHYADGVLLVGDAAGMVNPFNGEGIAYAMESGELAAEVIAQALARTSDAAREKALHQYPEAVRARYGGYYTLGRVFVNLIGNPTVMRLATKYGLPHPVLMKFMLKIMANLTDPRGGDAHDRVINALCRLAPSA, from the coding sequence GTGACGGAGATCACAAAGCGGTCGGATGGCGTGGCACGCGCCGGCGCCGATGCCGACGTGATCGTCGTCGGCGCCGGCCCCGCGGGCTCTGCGGCCGCCTACCACCTGGCGAACACCGGCCTGGACGTGCTGCTCCTGGAGAAGGCGTCCTTCCCGCGGGACAAGGTCTGCGGCGACGGGCTCACGCCGCGGGCGGTCGCGAGCCTGGTGCGGATGGGCATCAACGCTGGGACCAAGGGCGACGCCGCCTCGGCGGACTCCGGCTGGGCGCGCAACAAGGGCCTGCGCATCGTCGGCGGCGGCCTGCGCCTGGAGCTTCCGTGGCCGGAGCTCGCGAGCTTCCCCGACTACGGCCTGGTCCGGCCGCGCTCCGACTTCGACGAGCTGCTGGCCCGCACTGCCGAGAAGGCCGGCGCCCGGCTGCATGAGGGCACCACGGTCGCCGGCGCCGTTCGCGACGAGCGGACCGGCCGGGTGGTCGGCGTCACGGCCCGCGCGGGCACCGACCGCGAGCCGGTCACCTACCGCGCCCCGGTCGTCATCGCCGCCGACGGCAACAGCGCGCGACTCGCGCTGTCGCTGGACATCCGCCGCCGGGACGACCGGCCGCTGGGCGTCGCGGTGCGCCGCTACTACCGCAGCCCGCGCACCCACGACGACTACCTCGAGTCCCACCTGGAGCTCTGGGAGGGCAGGCCGAACGCGAGCCGGCTGCTGCCTGGGTACGGCTGGATCTTCGGCATGGGCGACGGGACGAGTAACGTCGGCCTCGGCATCCTGAACACCACCCCGGCCTTCGGCAACACCGACTACCGCGACCTGCTGCGCCGCTGGCTGGCCGCGTTGCCGCCGGAGTGGGGCTACACCGAGGACAACGCGACCGGCCCGGTTCGTGGCAGCGCGTTGCCGATGGGCTTCAACCGGACTCCGCACTACGCCGACGGCGTGCTCCTCGTCGGTGACGCGGCCGGGATGGTCAACCCCTTCAACGGCGAGGGCATCGCGTACGCGATGGAGTCGGGTGAGCTGGCCGCCGAGGTGATCGCGCAGGCGTTGGCCAGGACGAGCGACGCCGCCCGGGAGAAAGCGCTGCACCAGTACCCCGAGGCGGTGCGGGCCCGCTACGGCGGTTACTACACGCTCGGGCGGGTCTTCGTGAACCTCATCGGCAACCCGACCGTGATGCGGCTGGCCACGAAGTACGGGCTGCCGCACCCGGTGCTGATGAAGTTCATGTTGAAGATCATGGCGAATCTCACCGACCCACGGGGAGGTGATGCGCACGACCGGGTGATCAACGCGCTGTGCCGGCTGGCACCGAGCGCGTAG
- a CDS encoding demethylmenaquinone methyltransferase, which produces MPRTEAGRGKRAGLDKRPDEVAAMFDQVARRYDVTNAVLSAGMDRGWRRATAKALRLEPGQRVLDLAAGTATSSRAFAAAGTDVIACDFSVGMLRAGQARLTRRPPASGTVRLVAGDGLALPFPDEAFDRVTISFGLRNVADVPTCLAELRRVTRPGGRLVVCEFSRPTWGPMRRVYLEYLMRALPAVARRVSSSADSYVYLAESIRAWPAQPDLADALKSAGWRHVGWRNLTAGIVALHHGDRDSAGSS; this is translated from the coding sequence GTGCCTAGGACGGAGGCCGGTCGGGGGAAGCGCGCCGGCCTGGACAAGCGGCCGGACGAGGTCGCCGCGATGTTCGACCAGGTGGCGCGCCGCTACGACGTGACCAACGCGGTGCTGTCGGCCGGCATGGACCGCGGCTGGCGGCGGGCGACCGCGAAGGCGCTGCGCCTCGAACCGGGGCAGCGGGTGCTCGACCTCGCCGCCGGCACGGCGACCTCGTCGCGCGCGTTCGCCGCCGCCGGCACGGACGTGATCGCCTGTGACTTCTCCGTCGGGATGCTGCGCGCCGGCCAGGCCCGGCTCACCCGCCGGCCACCCGCGTCGGGGACCGTCCGGCTGGTCGCGGGTGACGGGCTCGCGCTGCCCTTCCCCGACGAGGCCTTCGACCGGGTGACGATCTCGTTCGGTCTGCGCAACGTCGCCGACGTGCCGACCTGCCTGGCCGAGCTGCGCCGGGTCACCCGCCCGGGCGGCCGGCTGGTCGTCTGCGAGTTCAGCCGGCCGACGTGGGGGCCGATGCGGCGGGTCTACCTGGAGTACCTGATGCGCGCGTTGCCCGCGGTGGCCCGCCGCGTCAGCAGCAGCGCCGACTCGTACGTCTACCTGGCCGAGTCGATCCGTGCCTGGCCAGCCCAGCCTGACCTCGCCGACGCCCTGAAGTCCGCCGGCTGGCGGCACGTCGGCTGGCGGAACCTCACGGCCGGCATCGTCGCCCTCCACCACGGCGACCGGGACAGCGCCGGCTCGTCCTGA
- the mqnC gene encoding cyclic dehypoxanthinyl futalosine synthase — translation MLARAADGGRITPEEALLLYLQAPLHELGQAADAVRRRRFPDGIATYIIDRNINYTNVCVTACKFCAFYRAPKHPEGWVRDLDDIVAKCGEAVELGATQIMLQGGHHPEFGIEWYENAFSAIKAAYPQLALHSLGASEVVHIGRTSGLTHEQVIVRLRDAGLDSFAGAGAEILTERPRAAIAPLKEPGHVWLSVMETAHGLGLESTATFMMGTGETNAERIEHLRMIRDVQDRTGGFRSFIPWTYQPENNHLRGRTQATTFEYLRLVAVARLFFDNVAHLQGSWLTTGKEVGQLTLHMGADDLGSVMLEENVVSSAGARHRTNRSELIQLIRAADRIPAQRDTLYNHLVVHRDPAEDPVDERVASHFSSTALPLVQAS, via the coding sequence ATGCTGGCCCGGGCCGCCGATGGCGGCCGGATCACGCCCGAAGAGGCGCTGCTGCTCTACCTGCAGGCGCCGCTGCACGAGCTCGGGCAGGCCGCGGACGCCGTGCGCCGGCGCCGCTTCCCGGACGGCATCGCGACCTACATCATCGACCGCAACATCAACTACACCAATGTCTGTGTGACCGCCTGCAAGTTCTGCGCCTTCTACCGAGCGCCGAAGCACCCCGAGGGCTGGGTCCGCGACCTCGACGACATCGTCGCCAAGTGTGGCGAAGCGGTCGAGCTGGGTGCCACCCAGATCATGCTGCAGGGTGGCCACCACCCCGAATTCGGCATCGAGTGGTACGAGAACGCCTTCTCCGCGATCAAGGCCGCCTATCCCCAGTTGGCGCTGCACTCGCTCGGCGCGAGCGAGGTCGTGCACATCGGCCGCACGTCCGGGCTGACGCACGAGCAGGTCATCGTCCGGCTGCGTGACGCGGGCCTGGACAGCTTCGCCGGCGCGGGCGCCGAGATCCTCACCGAACGTCCGCGGGCCGCGATCGCTCCGCTCAAGGAGCCCGGCCACGTCTGGCTGTCGGTCATGGAGACCGCGCACGGCCTGGGCCTGGAGTCGACCGCGACGTTCATGATGGGCACGGGCGAGACCAACGCCGAGCGCATCGAGCACCTGCGGATGATCCGCGATGTCCAGGACCGCACCGGTGGCTTCCGCTCGTTCATCCCGTGGACCTACCAGCCGGAGAACAACCACCTGCGCGGCCGCACCCAGGCCACGACGTTCGAGTACCTGCGTCTGGTCGCGGTCGCTCGGCTGTTCTTCGACAACGTCGCGCATCTGCAGGGTTCGTGGCTCACCACCGGTAAGGAGGTCGGCCAGCTCACGCTGCACATGGGCGCCGACGACCTGGGCTCGGTGATGCTGGAGGAGAACGTCGTCTCCTCCGCCGGCGCGCGGCACCGCACCAACCGGTCCGAGCTGATCCAGCTGATCCGCGCGGCCGACCGGATCCCCGCCCAGCGCGACACCCTCTACAACCACCTGGTCGTCCACCGCGACCCGGCCGAGGACCCGGTCGACGAGCGCGTCGCCTCGCACTTCTCGTCCACCGCCCTCCCGCTCGTCCAGGCGAGCTGA
- a CDS encoding serine/threonine-protein kinase has product MIGRYELLSRLGAGGMGAVYLGRNSNGRRVAIKVIRGELANDPEFRARFGDEVTAARRVAPFCTAEVLDADPDARQPYLVTEYIDGKRLDTVVEESGPLGTSTLQGVAIGVASALTAIHGAGIVHRDLKPSNVMLSYSGPRVIDFGIARALDAVANRTRSGIVLGSLGWMAPEQMEGSPVGPATDIFAWGLLIGYAATGVHPYGEGTFYEISERVLVGKPDLSGLPSELRAVVAATLGRDPRLRPSADQILLTLLGETGRGNVRAAATRVLGGTWPGVEQSAAGLDP; this is encoded by the coding sequence ATGATCGGCCGGTACGAGCTGCTGAGCCGGCTCGGCGCCGGTGGGATGGGCGCCGTCTACCTCGGCCGGAACTCCAATGGCCGACGGGTCGCGATCAAGGTGATCCGCGGCGAGCTGGCCAACGACCCCGAGTTCCGGGCCCGATTCGGCGACGAGGTGACGGCCGCCCGGCGGGTCGCGCCCTTCTGCACCGCCGAGGTCCTCGACGCCGACCCGGACGCCCGGCAGCCGTACCTCGTCACCGAGTACATCGACGGCAAGCGGCTGGACACCGTCGTCGAGGAGTCCGGCCCGCTGGGTACGTCCACGCTGCAGGGCGTCGCCATCGGCGTGGCGAGCGCGCTGACCGCGATCCACGGCGCCGGGATCGTGCACCGCGACCTCAAGCCCAGCAACGTCATGCTGTCCTACTCGGGCCCCCGGGTGATCGACTTCGGGATCGCCCGCGCGCTGGACGCCGTCGCGAACCGGACCCGTTCCGGCATCGTGCTCGGGTCGCTCGGCTGGATGGCCCCCGAGCAGATGGAGGGCAGCCCGGTCGGGCCCGCCACCGACATCTTCGCCTGGGGCCTACTGATCGGCTACGCCGCGACGGGCGTGCACCCGTACGGCGAGGGCACCTTCTACGAGATCTCCGAACGGGTGCTCGTCGGCAAACCCGACCTCTCCGGCCTCCCGTCCGAGCTGCGCGCCGTCGTCGCCGCGACGCTGGGCCGCGACCCGCGGCTGCGCCCGTCGGCGGACCAGATCCTGCTGACGCTGCTGGGTGAGACCGGGCGGGGCAACGTCCGGGCGGCCGCGACCCGGGTGCTCGGCGGCACGTGGCCGGGCGTCGAGCAGAGCGCCGCCGGGCTCGACCCG
- a CDS encoding NAD(P)/FAD-dependent oxidoreductase produces the protein MGDTSVDQSVDMLIVGAGPAGLFGAYYAGFRGMSVALMDSLPEPGGQVTAMYPEKVIYDVAGFPAIRGRELVNALVEQVAPFNPTYLLGHQAAEIDHQPDGVLVTSAQGLRVHAKVIVITGGLGTFTPRPLPTGTEHLGRGLVYFVPRLDDYRDLDVVVVGGGDSAFDWALALEPLAKSVTIVHRRDKFRAHQHTVDRVNASSCEVLTFTEVASITGDDRIEKVELVHSKSGERQVREAQAVVAALGFTADLGPLTRWGLNIDKRHIVVDTTMYTGVERIFAAGDITEYPGKVRLIATGFGEVATAVNNAAPVIDPSLKVFPGHSSDDGTPAA, from the coding sequence ATGGGTGACACGTCCGTCGACCAGTCGGTCGACATGCTCATCGTCGGCGCCGGCCCGGCCGGGCTGTTCGGCGCTTACTACGCGGGCTTCCGCGGCATGTCGGTCGCGCTGATGGACTCACTTCCCGAGCCCGGCGGCCAGGTGACCGCCATGTACCCAGAGAAGGTCATCTACGACGTCGCAGGCTTTCCCGCCATTCGTGGGCGTGAGCTGGTTAACGCCCTGGTGGAGCAGGTAGCGCCGTTCAACCCCACCTACCTGCTCGGCCACCAGGCCGCCGAGATCGACCACCAGCCGGATGGCGTGCTGGTGACCAGCGCACAGGGCCTGCGGGTGCATGCCAAGGTCATCGTCATCACCGGCGGCCTCGGCACCTTCACCCCGCGCCCGCTGCCGACGGGCACCGAGCACCTGGGCCGGGGTCTGGTGTACTTCGTGCCTCGCCTGGACGACTACCGCGACCTCGACGTCGTGGTCGTCGGCGGCGGCGACAGCGCCTTCGACTGGGCGCTGGCACTCGAGCCGCTGGCGAAGTCGGTCACCATCGTGCACCGCCGGGACAAGTTCCGCGCCCACCAGCACACCGTCGACCGCGTGAACGCGTCCTCCTGCGAGGTGCTCACCTTCACCGAGGTCGCCAGCATCACCGGCGACGATCGGATCGAGAAGGTCGAGCTGGTGCACAGCAAGTCCGGCGAGCGTCAGGTCCGCGAGGCCCAGGCCGTCGTCGCGGCCCTCGGCTTCACCGCCGACCTCGGCCCGCTCACCCGCTGGGGCCTCAACATCGACAAGCGGCACATCGTGGTGGACACGACGATGTACACCGGCGTCGAGCGCATCTTCGCCGCGGGCGACATCACCGAGTACCCCGGCAAGGTCCGCCTGATCGCCACCGGCTTCGGCGAGGTCGCGACCGCCGTCAACAACGCGGCCCCGGTCATCGACCCGTCCCTCAAGGTCTTCCCCGGCCACAGCTCCGACGACGGCACCCCCGCCGCCTGA